A window of the Virgibacillus pantothenticus genome harbors these coding sequences:
- a CDS encoding DUF4178 domain-containing protein, whose translation MSILGRLFGNKKETSKPIVERNMFNLQINDIVTFDLEDYKVVGKIDYDDHGFKWYIYQLEGTHKTLWLSVEMDDELNLGIYKKIKLPIQEPIPKKISYEGTTFYLDESGKARVIGAGRSENLTGLTCEYYDFYDDSDEKALSLEKWGNEIEVSIGYEIEEYELKIIASS comes from the coding sequence ATGAGTATATTGGGGCGTTTATTTGGCAACAAAAAAGAAACAAGTAAGCCAATTGTGGAAAGAAATATGTTTAATTTGCAAATAAATGACATTGTTACATTTGACCTAGAAGACTACAAAGTCGTAGGGAAAATCGACTATGACGATCACGGCTTCAAATGGTATATATATCAACTAGAAGGTACGCATAAAACGTTATGGTTAAGCGTAGAAATGGATGATGAACTTAATCTTGGTATATATAAGAAAATTAAATTACCTATTCAAGAGCCCATTCCTAAAAAAATTTCCTATGAAGGAACAACGTTTTACTTGGATGAATCTGGTAAAGCTCGCGTAATTGGAGCTGGTCGCAGTGAAAACTTAACTGGATTAACCTGTGAATACTACGATTTTTATGACGATTCAGACGAAAAGGCACTCTCGTTAGAAAAATGGGGCAATGAAATCGAAGTGAGCATTGGATATGAAATTGAAGAATATGAATTAAAAATTATCGCTAGTAGTTAA
- a CDS encoding glycoside hydrolase family 13 protein, with protein sequence MTEKNWWKESVVYQIYPRSFHDSNGDGIGDLQGIIQKLDYLKKLGIDVIWLSPVYDSPNDDNGYDIRDYQKIMDEFGTMEDFDALLEEAHKRGLKIVMDLVVNHTSDEHAWFVESRSSKDNPKRDYYIWKKGKENGQPPTNWESAFSGSAWKYDEATGEYFLHMFSEKQPDLNWENPAVRNDVYQMMRWWLDKGIDGFRMDVINLISKDQTMPEREPDPGKELVSAFEFHMNGPRIHEFLHEMNQKVLADYDIMTVGEMPGATVEDAKLYTGEEREELNMVFHFEHMGLWNGPDGKWSNMPWKLTDLKEILSKWQYGLEKEGWNSLYWNNHDQPRVVSRFGNEKEYREKSAKMLATLLHGMKGTPYIYQGEEIGMTNVRFPSIDDYEDIELINWYNERLAQGHNKEKLMEAIYAIGRDNARTPMQWNGNPHAGFTTGEPWLKVNPNYININVEAALADPESIFYYYQQLIALRKQEPTIVHGKFELLLEDSEEIFAYTRNYQDDTLLVVCNFTAQNQTCELLNLSAGKEILITNEATDTMHTLSQFTLNPYEAFVYRLT encoded by the coding sequence ATGACAGAGAAAAATTGGTGGAAAGAAAGCGTTGTTTATCAAATATATCCACGCAGCTTTCATGATAGTAATGGTGATGGTATTGGTGATTTACAAGGAATTATTCAAAAATTAGACTACCTGAAAAAGCTTGGAATTGATGTCATTTGGCTATCTCCTGTTTATGATTCTCCAAATGATGATAACGGATACGATATTCGCGATTACCAAAAAATTATGGATGAATTTGGAACGATGGAAGATTTTGATGCGTTACTCGAAGAAGCACATAAACGTGGATTAAAGATCGTGATGGATCTAGTCGTTAACCATACATCGGATGAACATGCATGGTTTGTCGAATCTAGATCAAGCAAGGATAATCCAAAAAGAGATTATTATATTTGGAAAAAAGGCAAAGAAAATGGTCAGCCCCCAACAAATTGGGAATCTGCATTTAGTGGATCTGCCTGGAAATATGATGAAGCAACTGGAGAGTACTTTCTCCATATGTTCAGTGAGAAGCAACCTGACTTAAATTGGGAAAATCCAGCAGTACGTAACGATGTATACCAAATGATGCGCTGGTGGTTAGATAAAGGAATTGATGGCTTCCGTATGGATGTAATCAACTTAATTTCCAAAGATCAAACGATGCCAGAACGTGAACCTGATCCAGGGAAAGAACTTGTGTCTGCATTTGAATTTCATATGAATGGACCTCGTATTCATGAATTTTTGCATGAAATGAATCAAAAAGTATTAGCCGATTATGACATTATGACTGTTGGGGAAATGCCGGGTGCAACGGTTGAAGATGCTAAGCTTTACACTGGGGAAGAACGTGAAGAATTAAATATGGTATTTCATTTTGAACATATGGGTCTTTGGAATGGTCCTGATGGAAAATGGTCCAACATGCCTTGGAAGCTTACTGACTTAAAAGAAATTTTAAGCAAATGGCAATATGGACTAGAAAAGGAAGGCTGGAATAGCTTGTACTGGAATAATCATGATCAGCCCAGAGTTGTTTCCCGCTTCGGTAATGAAAAGGAATACCGTGAGAAATCTGCGAAAATGCTAGCAACTCTACTCCACGGTATGAAAGGAACACCATATATTTATCAAGGTGAAGAAATTGGCATGACAAATGTCCGATTCCCTTCTATTGATGATTATGAAGATATCGAACTGATTAATTGGTATAACGAACGTCTGGCACAAGGACATAATAAAGAAAAACTGATGGAAGCAATCTATGCAATTGGTCGTGATAATGCCCGAACCCCAATGCAATGGAATGGCAATCCGCATGCAGGATTTACGACTGGAGAACCTTGGTTGAAAGTGAATCCTAATTATATCAACATTAATGTAGAAGCAGCGCTTGCCGATCCAGAATCTATTTTCTATTACTATCAGCAGCTAATTGCATTGCGTAAGCAAGAACCAACTATTGTGCATGGAAAATTTGAATTATTACTAGAGGATAGTGAAGAAATATTTGCTTACACTCGAAATTATCAAGATGACACATTGCTTGTGGTATGTAACTTTACAGCTCAAAACCAAACATGTGAATTACTTAATTTATCAGCAGGGAAAGAAATACTCATTACAAACGAGGCAACGGATACCATGCATACGCTTAGCCAATTTACCTTAAATCCATATGAAGCCTTTGTGTATAGGCTCACTTAG
- a CDS encoding DUF4247 domain-containing protein, which yields MKRSLSFVLVSLLLFLTACGSQASTSEGTLFEHDIAEFIDQNYTFQDVVSSQENSSDISEIYIAEDKSIDEVVNELQEHEEPEKLSERSDNKQALIYDNLFVIVTEDEDNPENSTVEIAEQQFVRDNYNPSFFNGLFALWLLDEVLDVDDWGKKRQSKCKNSGDCYGGYQSSGGLYKKSSDSKSIRSSSVRGGGPGAGK from the coding sequence ATGAAGCGTTCACTTTCCTTTGTTCTGGTATCTTTATTGCTCTTTCTAACCGCCTGTGGAAGTCAGGCCAGTACCTCAGAAGGAACTCTGTTTGAACATGATATTGCTGAATTTATTGATCAAAATTATACATTTCAAGATGTTGTTTCTAGTCAAGAGAATTCCTCTGACATATCTGAAATATACATAGCTGAGGACAAAAGCATTGATGAGGTAGTAAACGAACTACAAGAGCATGAAGAACCCGAAAAGCTAAGTGAAAGAAGCGATAACAAGCAAGCCCTTATTTACGATAACTTGTTTGTAATCGTAACAGAAGATGAAGATAACCCGGAAAATTCAACAGTTGAAATTGCGGAACAGCAATTCGTACGGGATAATTATAATCCGAGCTTTTTTAATGGTTTATTTGCACTTTGGTTATTGGATGAAGTTTTAGACGTTGATGATTGGGGGAAGAAACGTCAAAGCAAATGTAAAAATTCCGGAGACTGTTATGGAGGCTATCAATCTTCGGGCGGTTTATACAAGAAGTCAAGTGATTCAAAATCTATCCGTTCTTCCTCTGTTCGAGGCGGCGGCCCAGGTGCTGGTAAATAA
- a CDS encoding PspA/IM30 family protein, whose amino-acid sequence MFKFFKRMKTVVESELNAALDKAEDPVKMLDQFMRDMEEDIREAEAAVAKQIANEKMMHRKYEDAQKMVKKREEQAMKAVEAGNDDLAKRALEDKKLHQQTADSLKESYERAKQDSTVLRQKLDEMKAEYQEMKLKKDSLKARAESAKTRTKMNRTLSGIGSDESKQGFERMEEKVLKYEAEAETSEDMQSSSRSLDDEFEALEKSDVDDELAALKKKLGKE is encoded by the coding sequence ATGTTTAAATTTTTCAAACGTATGAAAACCGTTGTAGAATCTGAATTGAACGCTGCTTTAGATAAAGCAGAAGACCCTGTAAAAATGCTCGATCAATTTATGCGTGATATGGAAGAAGATATTCGTGAAGCAGAAGCTGCTGTTGCCAAACAAATTGCAAATGAAAAAATGATGCACCGTAAATATGAAGATGCACAGAAAATGGTTAAAAAGCGTGAAGAACAAGCTATGAAAGCAGTAGAAGCAGGAAATGATGACCTTGCTAAACGTGCTTTGGAAGATAAAAAGTTACATCAGCAAACAGCTGATTCCTTAAAAGAATCTTATGAGCGTGCCAAACAAGACTCAACGGTATTACGCCAGAAGCTAGATGAAATGAAGGCAGAATATCAGGAAATGAAGTTGAAAAAGGATTCCTTGAAAGCACGGGCAGAATCTGCAAAAACAAGAACAAAAATGAACCGTACGTTATCTGGTATTGGTAGCGACGAATCCAAACAAGGCTTTGAACGCATGGAAGAAAAAGTGCTTAAATATGAAGCAGAAGCAGAAACAAGCGAGGACATGCAAAGCTCCAGCCGTAGCCTTGATGACGAATTCGAAGCTCTGGAGAAAAGTGATGTCGATGATGAACTTGCTGCCCTAAAGAAAAAACTAGGCAAAGAATAA
- a CDS encoding ABC transporter substrate-binding protein: protein MRLISSLVVSLTTAALLVGCSDISSPKENMVELELFSNKAENIATYESMIERFEEQHPNIRINLYAPPDAETLLRTRLVKNDMPDMLAIAGNALYRELVSVDMLVNYEGEPMLDPIQPAYLQTISDLEGSEKKGIHGVPFAANANTMIYNKTKLKELGEDVPKTWDEFIQLLQKAKAVGEIPIYFTFQDSWTTMPAWNSLAGNLQPKQFADKKTNKEVTFQGTHQEVAEKLLQLKDYGHDRMFGIGYNDGNREFSQGKGVFYSQGNWAIPELLKLNPELDLGVFAMPVTNDPTKNKLVSGIDVLFATLKESKHPEEAKQFISFMMEEQQQQQYMEEQSAFSVRKDVISDDPIMEGIQDNFTEGKISSFPDHFYPAGMGAQNMIQEFLYQGNISKLLKDLDREWDQIQLRY from the coding sequence ATGCGATTGATTTCTTCTCTAGTCGTCTCACTCACTACAGCTGCCCTGCTTGTCGGCTGTAGTGACATTTCTTCCCCGAAAGAAAATATGGTGGAACTAGAGCTATTTTCCAATAAAGCTGAAAATATAGCTACATACGAATCGATGATTGAACGTTTTGAAGAGCAGCATCCTAACATTCGAATTAATTTATATGCTCCACCTGACGCAGAGACTTTATTACGAACTAGGCTAGTAAAAAATGATATGCCAGATATGCTAGCCATTGCCGGTAATGCTTTATATAGGGAATTAGTAAGTGTTGATATGTTAGTAAACTACGAAGGTGAGCCTATGCTGGACCCTATTCAACCAGCATATTTACAAACCATTTCTGATCTAGAAGGCTCCGAAAAGAAAGGAATACATGGTGTGCCCTTTGCGGCTAACGCCAATACGATGATTTACAACAAGACCAAGTTAAAAGAACTGGGAGAAGATGTTCCAAAAACATGGGATGAATTCATTCAATTGCTGCAAAAAGCAAAAGCAGTTGGAGAAATACCGATCTACTTTACTTTCCAGGATTCATGGACAACAATGCCAGCTTGGAATTCGTTGGCAGGGAATCTGCAACCGAAACAATTTGCCGATAAAAAAACAAATAAAGAAGTGACGTTTCAAGGTACCCATCAAGAAGTAGCAGAAAAATTATTACAATTAAAAGATTACGGGCATGATCGCATGTTTGGGATCGGCTACAATGATGGAAACCGTGAATTCTCACAAGGAAAGGGCGTTTTCTATTCCCAAGGAAACTGGGCGATTCCAGAGCTACTCAAGTTAAATCCTGAACTTGACCTCGGTGTATTTGCAATGCCAGTTACGAATGATCCCACTAAAAACAAGTTAGTTTCGGGTATTGATGTTCTTTTTGCCACTTTAAAAGAATCCAAGCATCCTGAAGAAGCAAAGCAATTTATTTCTTTTATGATGGAAGAACAGCAACAGCAGCAATATATGGAAGAACAATCTGCCTTTTCTGTTCGTAAAGACGTCATTTCTGATGATCCAATTATGGAAGGCATTCAAGATAACTTTACAGAAGGAAAAATAAGCAGTTTTCCAGACCATTTTTATCCGGCTGGAATGGGGGCTCAAAATATGATACAAGAATTTCTTTATCAAGGTAACATTTCCAAATTGTTAAAAGACTTAGATCGAGAGTGGGACCAAATCCAATTAAGGTATTAA
- the thrS gene encoding threonine--tRNA ligase, producing MSNSVIQVQLADGKVKEYQQSITVVEVAASISSSLGKNAVAAKVNGKMVDVNYKLMENAVVEIFTLESEEGLSVLRHTTAHVLAQAVKRLHRDVQLGIGPVIEHGFYYDFKLKESFNEDDLQQIEAEMKTIIKEDLAIKRELISYDAAVQLFTERNEALKLELLESLDKHETITIYRQGEFVDLCRGPHLPSTGYIKAFQLSHVSGAYWRGDSDRDMLQRIYGFAFKKQRELEAHLEFIAEARKRDHRKLGKQLQLFMFSEEAPGMPFYLPKGQIIRNELENLSREIQNQAAYDEVRTPLMMNQRLWEQSGHWDHYHENMYFTEVDDTKFAMKPMNCPGHMLIYKNKLYSYRDLPIRIAEFGQVHRHEYSGALNGMLRVRTFCQDDAHIFVRKDQIEAEIAQVFQLIDQVYQTFGFSYTVELSTRPEKSLGEDHLWEASEQALQNVLHQLAVPYQLNEGDGAFYGPKIDFHIRDALGRSHQCATIQLDFQMPEKFDLSYINENNEKVRPVVIHRAIYGSIDRFFGILIEHFAGAFPVWLAPVQVQLIPVSNVHLEYCKAVESTLKHHGIRVELDEREEKLGYKIREAQMQKIPYTLVVGDQEEETATINVRMYGIKRSEKKTLADFLKKLNQQIRERVL from the coding sequence ATGTCAAATTCCGTAATTCAAGTGCAACTAGCAGATGGAAAAGTGAAAGAATATCAACAAAGCATTACTGTAGTAGAGGTGGCTGCGTCTATTAGTTCAAGCTTAGGTAAAAATGCGGTGGCAGCAAAAGTAAATGGAAAGATGGTAGATGTAAACTACAAGCTAATGGAAAATGCTGTAGTTGAAATTTTTACTTTAGAATCAGAAGAAGGATTAAGCGTATTAAGACATACCACAGCCCACGTGCTGGCACAAGCAGTGAAAAGATTGCACCGTGATGTGCAATTGGGCATTGGCCCAGTGATTGAGCATGGTTTTTATTATGATTTTAAGTTAAAGGAATCATTTAACGAGGATGATTTGCAACAAATTGAGGCAGAAATGAAGACGATTATAAAAGAGGATTTAGCGATCAAACGAGAATTAATATCGTATGATGCTGCAGTACAGCTATTTACGGAACGAAATGAAGCATTAAAGCTAGAACTTTTAGAAAGCCTTGATAAGCACGAAACGATTACTATTTATCGCCAAGGAGAGTTTGTTGATCTTTGTCGAGGTCCCCATCTTCCAAGTACAGGGTATATTAAGGCCTTTCAGTTATCACATGTTTCTGGTGCATATTGGCGTGGAGATAGTGACAGAGATATGCTGCAGCGTATATATGGTTTTGCGTTTAAAAAACAGAGAGAATTGGAAGCTCATCTGGAATTTATAGCTGAAGCAAGGAAACGGGATCATCGCAAATTAGGAAAACAATTACAGCTATTTATGTTTTCTGAAGAAGCACCCGGAATGCCATTTTATTTGCCAAAGGGACAAATTATTCGCAATGAGTTAGAAAATCTTTCGCGAGAGATACAAAACCAAGCAGCCTACGATGAGGTTCGTACCCCGTTGATGATGAATCAGCGGTTATGGGAGCAGTCAGGTCATTGGGATCATTACCATGAGAATATGTATTTTACAGAAGTAGACGATACGAAGTTTGCAATGAAGCCGATGAATTGTCCTGGTCATATGTTGATTTATAAAAATAAGCTCTATTCTTATCGCGACTTACCGATTCGAATAGCAGAATTTGGTCAGGTACATCGGCATGAGTATAGCGGGGCGCTAAATGGTATGTTACGTGTACGAACTTTCTGTCAGGATGATGCCCATATTTTTGTTAGAAAGGATCAAATCGAAGCGGAAATCGCGCAGGTATTTCAGTTAATTGATCAGGTTTATCAAACATTTGGTTTTTCTTACACAGTGGAGTTATCTACACGTCCAGAAAAGTCCTTGGGGGAAGATCATTTATGGGAAGCATCTGAACAAGCACTTCAAAATGTTTTACATCAGTTAGCCGTCCCTTACCAATTAAATGAAGGAGATGGTGCATTCTATGGACCAAAAATTGACTTTCATATTAGGGACGCTCTTGGGCGTAGCCATCAATGTGCTACGATTCAATTAGATTTTCAAATGCCGGAGAAATTTGATCTATCGTATATTAATGAAAATAATGAAAAGGTTCGTCCTGTCGTAATTCATCGCGCCATATATGGTTCGATCGATCGTTTTTTCGGTATTCTAATTGAACATTTTGCTGGTGCTTTTCCTGTTTGGCTTGCACCTGTTCAAGTTCAACTCATCCCAGTTTCCAATGTACATTTGGAATACTGTAAAGCAGTGGAATCTACTTTAAAGCATCATGGAATCAGGGTTGAATTAGATGAAAGAGAAGAAAAGTTGGGCTATAAGATAAGAGAAGCGCAAATGCAAAAAATACCCTATACATTGGTGGTTGGTGACCAAGAGGAAGAGACTGCTACAATTAATGTAAGGATGTATGGAATAAAACGATCAGAGAAGAAAACATTAGCTGATTTTTTGAAAAAATTGAACCAGCAAATAAGGGAAAGAGTATTGTAG
- a CDS encoding polyamine aminopropyltransferase encodes MNHLSIKQSKAIYWASGIVSICGIIFEVLFGAAGSYLLGDGVKQYTLTISLFLTGMGIGATLSEKVTKNLILSFVWIEFAIGLIGGFSTFVLFGVTAFLSSGMDAFFLYFITLVVGALTGVELPILIRKANEIGVTLQKSTARVLFSDYAGGLIGGLLFVYLFRPQFGLVKSAFIVALINVIVALWILVYFKKEIQTFKRHFIAGIIIFVVLVLGVIFGEKTAFLFEQKLYNDPIIYNEQTAYQQVILTKEQGDLRLFLDGQLQFSSTDEYRYHEVLVHPAMATASSIENVLVLGGGDGLALRELQKYDDIKSMTLVDLDPKVTHLGKSHHEITELNQQAFEDERVKVVNADAFKYLQDHQELYDIILVDMPDPNNESLNKLYTLEFYQLVRNHLRPGGAMMVQATSPTFATEVYWSINKTIQAAELYTDNLHVDVPSFGDWGFVLAKREEFDLEDMDISVDTKFLTNDVLDGLATFGKDIDQHIVDKKGNEIALDVNTLIRPTLIEKYEKAWQSY; translated from the coding sequence GTGAATCATTTAAGCATTAAACAAAGCAAAGCCATTTATTGGGCTTCTGGAATCGTATCTATATGTGGAATCATTTTTGAAGTTTTATTTGGAGCAGCTGGCTCTTACTTACTGGGAGATGGTGTAAAACAATACACTCTCACCATTTCACTCTTTTTAACCGGTATGGGAATTGGTGCGACGCTTAGTGAAAAAGTAACCAAGAATTTAATTTTATCGTTTGTTTGGATTGAATTCGCAATCGGTTTAATAGGTGGTTTTTCTACATTTGTATTATTTGGAGTTACTGCCTTTTTAAGTTCAGGAATGGATGCTTTCTTTCTTTACTTTATCACCTTAGTAGTTGGCGCACTTACAGGGGTTGAACTCCCGATTTTAATCCGTAAAGCAAATGAAATTGGCGTCACCTTACAAAAAAGTACCGCAAGAGTTCTATTCTCAGATTACGCAGGTGGACTCATTGGTGGCTTGCTTTTCGTTTATTTGTTCCGACCACAATTCGGATTAGTTAAGTCTGCCTTTATTGTAGCGCTTATTAACGTAATTGTTGCCTTATGGATTCTAGTCTATTTTAAGAAAGAGATCCAAACATTTAAGCGACATTTTATCGCTGGCATTATTATTTTCGTTGTATTAGTCCTTGGCGTTATCTTCGGGGAGAAGACTGCCTTTCTCTTTGAACAAAAACTATATAATGACCCGATCATTTATAACGAACAAACCGCTTATCAACAAGTTATCTTAACAAAAGAGCAAGGGGACCTGCGCCTTTTCTTAGATGGACAACTGCAATTTAGTTCAACAGATGAATACCGCTATCATGAAGTACTCGTCCACCCGGCTATGGCTACTGCTTCTTCAATTGAAAATGTTCTTGTGTTAGGAGGTGGGGATGGGCTGGCACTACGAGAATTACAAAAATACGATGACATAAAATCCATGACGCTTGTTGATTTAGACCCCAAAGTAACCCACCTTGGTAAAAGCCACCATGAGATTACTGAGCTAAATCAACAGGCTTTTGAAGATGAGCGGGTAAAGGTTGTGAATGCAGACGCTTTTAAATACTTACAAGATCATCAGGAGTTATACGATATTATACTTGTTGATATGCCTGACCCTAACAATGAATCCTTAAATAAGCTCTATACCCTTGAATTTTATCAGCTGGTCCGTAATCACTTGCGTCCCGGAGGCGCTATGATGGTACAGGCAACAAGTCCAACTTTTGCTACAGAAGTGTATTGGTCGATTAATAAAACCATTCAAGCAGCTGAACTATATACAGACAATCTCCATGTAGACGTTCCTAGCTTTGGTGATTGGGGGTTTGTACTGGCAAAACGCGAGGAATTTGATTTAGAGGATATGGATATTTCTGTTGATACGAAGTTTCTAACCAACGATGTATTAGACGGACTAGCAACGTTTGGTAAGGACATTGATCAACATATTGTGGATAAAAAAGGCAACGAAATAGCTCTAGATGTCAATACATTAATCCGCCCTACCTTGATTGAAAAATACGAAAAGGCATGGCAAAGTTATTAA
- a CDS encoding DUF350 domain-containing protein has translation MEPFVSTLIYFFVAIFIVLIGLIIFELMTQKYKDWDEVLKGNHAVALSIGGKIVGICIVLAFSIYNSANIIDTLIWGGVGIVLQMVAYLLFQLFTRNFSVEEQLQKGNIAVGIISMSVSIGLGFVIGASIT, from the coding sequence ATGGAACCATTTGTTTCAACTTTGATATACTTTTTCGTGGCTATTTTTATTGTACTTATAGGCTTAATTATTTTTGAACTGATGACACAGAAATACAAAGATTGGGATGAAGTTTTAAAAGGTAATCATGCTGTAGCTTTATCGATCGGCGGGAAAATCGTCGGAATCTGTATCGTTCTTGCCTTCTCTATCTATAATAGTGCTAATATCATTGATACACTCATCTGGGGCGGTGTAGGGATCGTCCTGCAAATGGTAGCGTATTTACTATTCCAATTGTTCACGCGTAATTTCTCTGTGGAAGAACAGTTACAAAAAGGTAATATAGCTGTTGGAATTATCAGCATGAGTGTATCCATTGGGCTTGGATTTGTAATTGGGGCATCTATCACTTAA
- a CDS encoding LacI family DNA-binding transcriptional regulator: MKKSTIKDVAREANVSIATVSRILNNTGKGYSDKTRQHVMQTIERMGYFPNAIARGLINNESGTIGVLFPAVSGMVSAELLHGIEAAAQAFDKSVIVCNTLSDPDKTEHYLQLLYEKQVEGVIFANARLTSDFQKMVKQMAVPFVTLAGTSEIEGIPEVKVNDQQASYDATQYLIKHGHSQLAMVSGPSHDLIAGTPRIEGFKQALADANLPCKATQISWSHAFNFEDGKHAFRLIMAHHPETTAIFAASDEMAAGVISEAHAQGIRVPDDLSIIGYDNTKLAMMTVPALTTVSQEFDTMGNRAAELLCHSIMGEDIESLSLKHKIVERESVNKQ, encoded by the coding sequence ATGAAAAAATCAACGATTAAAGATGTTGCTAGAGAAGCTAATGTCTCCATTGCGACTGTTTCTCGGATATTAAATAATACGGGAAAAGGCTACTCCGATAAAACAAGGCAGCATGTAATGCAAACGATTGAACGAATGGGCTACTTTCCAAATGCTATTGCCCGTGGTCTGATTAACAATGAAAGCGGAACAATTGGTGTATTGTTTCCAGCAGTATCAGGGATGGTAAGTGCAGAGCTTCTTCACGGGATTGAAGCAGCTGCGCAGGCGTTTGACAAAAGTGTTATCGTGTGTAACACGTTATCTGATCCAGATAAAACGGAGCACTATTTACAATTGCTTTACGAAAAACAGGTCGAAGGTGTTATCTTTGCCAATGCAAGGCTAACGTCTGATTTTCAAAAAATGGTAAAGCAAATGGCTGTACCATTTGTTACATTAGCTGGAACATCAGAAATAGAAGGTATACCAGAAGTAAAAGTTAATGATCAGCAAGCTTCCTATGACGCTACGCAATATTTAATCAAGCACGGACATTCACAGCTTGCTATGGTTAGTGGGCCGTCTCATGATTTAATCGCAGGTACTCCACGAATAGAAGGATTTAAGCAAGCATTAGCAGATGCAAACTTACCATGTAAAGCGACACAAATCAGTTGGAGTCATGCCTTTAATTTTGAAGATGGTAAACATGCGTTTCGTTTGATTATGGCGCATCATCCAGAAACAACTGCTATCTTTGCAGCTAGTGATGAAATGGCTGCAGGTGTCATATCTGAAGCACATGCACAAGGGATTCGTGTACCTGATGACCTATCCATTATTGGTTATGATAATACAAAGTTAGCTATGATGACCGTACCGGCCTTAACAACCGTATCGCAAGAGTTTGACACAATGGGGAACCGTGCTGCAGAGCTATTATGTCATTCTATTATGGGCGAAGATATTGAATCGCTCAGCCTGAAACATAAAATAGTCGAAAGAGAATCGGTGAACAAACAGTAA
- the erm gene encoding 23S ribosomal RNA methyltransferase Erm, with product MTKKMHKYSGKKLSRGEPPNYLGQHLLHKKQVLYEMIKKASVSKQDTVLELGAGKGALTTILAQKAAKVLAVEYDHTFVQILKLKTAKNKNTQIIHEDILKINLPKKKYVVVASIPYAITTPIMKMLLNHPSGAFDRGVIIMEKGAGKRFTATFIRNAYVLVWRMWFDLTYMKDVSRDCFSPPPKVDSAMIKITRKNQPLIENKHYMAFLGLAQYALKQPKASMEMVLKGVFTAPQMKHLKRNLGVKSSTMIGKLPEEQWQVVFYTMIQHVARPLWPKPTNPKKGSHKRTR from the coding sequence ATGACGAAGAAAATGCATAAGTATAGCGGGAAAAAACTAAGTAGAGGGGAACCCCCCAATTACTTAGGACAACATTTACTCCATAAAAAACAAGTATTATATGAAATGATCAAGAAAGCTTCTGTCAGCAAGCAGGATACAGTATTGGAGCTAGGTGCAGGCAAGGGGGCATTAACGACTATCTTGGCACAAAAAGCAGCTAAAGTGTTGGCAGTAGAATATGATCATACGTTTGTTCAAATATTAAAATTGAAAACGGCCAAAAATAAAAACACGCAAATCATTCATGAAGATATTTTAAAAATAAATTTGCCTAAAAAGAAATATGTTGTGGTAGCTAGTATCCCATACGCTATTACGACACCAATTATGAAGATGCTGCTCAATCACCCTTCAGGAGCGTTTGACCGAGGAGTAATTATTATGGAAAAGGGAGCTGGCAAACGATTTACTGCAACGTTTATAAGAAATGCTTATGTACTGGTTTGGCGGATGTGGTTTGATCTTACCTATATGAAAGATGTTTCAAGGGATTGCTTCTCCCCACCACCAAAAGTAGATTCTGCGATGATCAAAATAACAAGAAAAAACCAGCCGCTCATTGAAAATAAGCATTATATGGCTTTTCTAGGCCTTGCTCAATACGCACTTAAGCAGCCAAAAGCAAGTATGGAAATGGTTCTTAAAGGTGTATTCACTGCTCCGCAAATGAAACATTTGAAAAGAAATTTGGGTGTGAAATCTTCCACAATGATTGGAAAGCTTCCAGAAGAGCAGTGGCAGGTTGTATTTTATACGATGATTCAGCATGTTGCACGTCCGCTATGGCCTAAGCCAACTAACCCGAAAAAAGGATCCCATAAGCGAACCAGGTAA